A genomic segment from Aegilops tauschii subsp. strangulata cultivar AL8/78 chromosome 1, Aet v6.0, whole genome shotgun sequence encodes:
- the LOC109785872 gene encoding probable serine/threonine protein phosphatase 2A regulatory subunit B''delta, translated as MEVEAARRDASALDPELLQLPELAPGALRENSSIAEALYLQWLVLPESSKLVKSLIEDAKAGATLNVAGSSASTNAASSSSLPSMFPAGSAPPLSPRSTAGSPRVMRRGSSAGPSSLGSPLKLVSEPVREVIPQFYFKHGRPPPKDLREQCLSRLDHLFFAGEGLQIQEFRPVIKDICKLPSYLSGVLFKKIDATCSGTVTRDAFIDYWFNDNKITMDTATQIFEILRKPGYSYLTQEDFKPVLKELLASHPGLEFLQGTPEFQDRYAETVIYRIFYSINRSGNGHLTLRELKRGNLVAAMQQLDEEEDINKILRYFSYEHFYVIYCKFWELDTDHDFLIDKENLIRYGNHSLTYRIVDRVFSQVPRKFTSMTEGKMGYEDFVYFILSEEDKSSEPSLEYWFKCIDLDGNGILTTNEMQFFYEEQLHRMECMAQEPVLFEDILCQMIDMIGPENETYFTLRDLKKCKLSGNIFNILFNLNKFMAFETRDPFLIRQERENPTLTEWDRFAHREYIRLSMEEDGEDASNGSGDVWDESLEAPF; from the exons ATGGAGGTGGAAGCGGCGAGGAGGGATGCGTCGGCGCTTGACCCGGAGCTGCTGCAGCTGCCAGAGCTCGCGCCGGGCGCGCTCCGGGAGAACTCAAGCATAGCCGAGGCACTCTACTTGCAGTGGCTCGTGCTGCCTGAGTCGTCCAAGCTG GTGAAATCTTTGATTGAAGATGCAAAAGCCGGTGCCACACTGAATGTTGCTGGGAGCTCTGCTAGCACAAATGCCGCTTCAAGTAGTTCTTTGCCGTCAATGTTCCCTGCTGGTAGTGCCCCCCCACTTTCTCCCAGGAGCACTGCTGGCTCTCCCCGTGTTATGAGACGAGGATCTAGTGCTGGACCATCATCCTTGGGATCTCCTCTAAAATTAGTCAGTGAACCTGTGAGAGAAGTTATACCCCAG TTTTACTTCAAACATGGGCGCCCTCCACCAAAAGATTTGAGGGAGCAGTGTTTGTCTAGACTAGATCACCTTTTTTTTGCCGGGGAAGGACTCCAGATTCAAG AATTCAGACCAGTTATAAAAGACATATGCAAGTTGCCATCGTACCTCTCTGGTGTTCTTTTCAAGAAGATTGATGCCACTTGCTCTGGAACTGTAACAAG GGACGCATTTATCGATTACTGGTTTAATGACAATAAGATCACAATGGACACTGCTACCCAGATATTTGAAATACTAAGAAAGCCAGGCTACAGTTATCTCACTCAG GAGGATTTTAAGCCTGTTCTAAAAGAACTCCTGGCAAGTCACCCAGGTTTAGAGTTTTTACAAGGCACTCCTGAGTTTCAGGACAGATATG CTGAGACTGTAATATACAGAATCTTCTACTCCATAAATAGATCTGGAAATGGTCATCTTACCCTTAGAGAGCTAAAACGTGGGAATTTAGTAGCTGCAATGCAGCAACTGGATGAGGAAGAGGATATCAACAAAATACTGAG ATATTTCTCATATGAGCATTTTTATGTAATCTACTGCAAATTTTGGGAGCTGGACACAGATCATGATTTCTTGATTGATAAAGAGAACCTTATCAGATATGGAAATCATTCGTTGACCTATAGAATAGTCGATAGAGTCTTTTCACAG GTCCCAAGGAAATTCACAAGCATGACCGAAGGAAAGATGGGTTATGAGGATTTTGTTTACTTCATCTTGTCAGAGGAAGATAAATCATCTGAGCCTAGCCTTGAGTACTG GTTTAAGTGCATTGATCTTGATGGCAATGGTATTTTAACTACCAATGAAATGCAGTTTTTCTATGAGGAGCAGTTGCATCGTATGGAGTGCATGGCACAGGAACCTGTGCTTTTTGAGGACATACTATGCCAAATGATTGATATGATTGGACCAGAG AATGAGACATATTTTACATTGAGGGACTTGAAAAAGTGTAAACTCTCGGGAAATATATTCAATATCTTATTTAATCTGAACAAATTTATGGCATTTGAAACTCGTGATCCATTCCTCATTCGCCAG GAGCGTGAAAATCCAACTCTAACTGAGTGGGATCGGTTCGCCCATAGGGAATATATCAGGCTGTCGATGGAAGAGGATGGTGAAGATGCTTCAAATGGAAGTGGTGATGTGTGGGACGAGTCACTTGAAGCTCCATTCTGA